One stretch of Malus domestica chromosome 14, GDT2T_hap1 DNA includes these proteins:
- the LOC103455315 gene encoding protease Do-like 9: protein MGKRGRKPKTPTPETLDLPATAMASPPAPPVTTATTAVDDVFSVSNVEIIEQPQASQPQHEGRRRGRPKKLQKLSDKPEAMAPSRRILRAVDNGDHKGAVGPTLTVSDPGEAWEGGARVVPAMDAVVKVFCTHTEPNFSLPWQRKRQYSSSSSGFVIGGRRVLTNAHSVEHYTQVKLKKRGSDTKYLATVLAIGTECDIAMLTVDDNEFWKGVSPVEFGDLPALQDAVTVVGYPIGGDTISVTSGVVSRIEILSYVHGSTELLGLQIDAAINSGNSGGPAFNDKGNCVGIAFQSLKHEDAENIGYVIPTPVIMHFIQDYERNGAYTGFPILGVEWQKMENPDLRMAMGMKPDQKGVRIRRVDPTAPESHVLKPSDIILSFDGVNIANDGTVPFRHGERIGFSYLVSQKYTGDNSAVKVLRNSDILNFDIKLASHKRLIPAHNKGRPPSYYIIAGFVFTAVSVPYLRSEYGKEYEFEAPVKLLDKMLHSMPQSPDEQLVVVSQVLVADINIGYEEIVNTQVLALNGKPVKNLKNLASMVESCEDEFLKFDLEYQQVVVLRTKTAKAATLDILATHCIPSAMSDDLKT, encoded by the exons GGCCACAACCGCAGTTGACGACGTTTTCTCCGTCAGCAACGTGGAGATAATCGAGCAGCCTCAGGCCTCGCAGCCCCAACACGAAGGTCGCCGCCGCGGTCGACCTAAGAAGCTCCAAAAGCTCTCCGACAAGCCCGAGGCCATGGCCCCTTCCCGGAGGATCCTTCGGGCGGTCGACAATGGTGACCACAAGGGGGCGGTGGGGCCGACCTTGACGGTTTCGGATCCTGGTGAGGCGTGGGAGGGCGGGGCGAGGGTGGTGCCGGCCATGGATGCGGTGGTGAAGGTGTTTTGTACGCATACAGAGCCGAATTTCTCGCTGCCGTGGCAGAGGAAGAGGCAGTACAGCTCGAGCAGCAGTGGGTTTGTGATTGGTGGGAGGAGGGTGCTGACCAATGCGCACTCTGTGGAGCATTATACGCAGGTCAAGCTCAAGAAGCGTGGCTCCGATACTAAGTACTTGGCCACTGTTCTCGCCATTGGCACCGAGTGCGATATTG CCATGCTTACTGTTGATGACAACGAGTTTTGGAAAGGAGTGTCACCAGTGGAGTTTGGGGATTTGCCTGCGCTTCAAGACGCCGTTACTGTTGTGGGTTACCCAATTGGAGGAGACACAATTTCAGTGACGAGTGGTGTTGTGTCACGAATAGAGATTCTGTCATATGTTCATGGGTCTACTGAACTACTGGGTTTGCAG ATAGATGCTGCCATTAACTCTGGAAACTCAGGTGGGCCTGCTTTTAATGACAAAGGAAATTGCGTCGGTATCGCATTTCAGTCCCTTAAACATGAAGATGCAGAGAATATTGGTTATGTCATACCAACACCAGTCATTATGCACTTCATCCAAGATTATGAGAGGAATGGAGCATATACAG GATTTCCAATTCTTGGGGTTGAGTGGCAGAAGATGGAAAATCCTGATTTGCGTATGGCAATGGGCATGAAACCTGATCAGAAGGGTGTTCGTATAAGAAGAGTTGATCCCACTGCTCCGGAATCTCATGTTCTGAAGCCATCTGATATCATTCTCAGCTTTGATGGAGTTAATATTGCCAATGATGGAACAG TTCCTTTTCGGCATGGAGAACGCATAGGTTTTAGTTACCTTGTCTCCCAGAAATATACTGGAGATAATTCAGCGGTTAAAGTTCTGCGCAATTCTGATATTCTCAATTTTGACATCAAACTTGCATCCCACAAAAGGCTAATCCCAGCACACAACAAGGGCAGACCTCCTTCATATTATATAATTGCAGGATTTGTCTTTACAGCTGTGTCTGTTCCTTATCTTCGATCTGAG TATGGAAAGGAATATGAATTTGAAGCTCCTGTCAAGCTTTTGGACAAGATGCTGCATTCAATGCCACAATCACCAGATGAGCAGCTCGTCGTTGTTTCACAGGTCCTTGTGGCTGACATCAACATCGGTTATGAAGAAATAGTTAACACCCAG GTTCTTGCTTTAAATGGTAAGCCTGTGAAAAACCTGAAGAACTTGGCAAGCATGGTAGAGAGCTGCGAGgatgaatttttgaaatttgatttagaaTACCAACAG GTGGTGGTTCTCCGAACAAAAACTGCTAAAGCAGCTACTCTAGATATTCTTGCTACACATTGCATACCCTCAGCAATGTCTGATGATCTGAAGACTTGA